A window from Mycobacterium botniense encodes these proteins:
- a CDS encoding DUF1501 domain-containing protein, which translates to MPEINRRQFLIASAGVGALGLLSGAAAVTWPELMRAAQDRPLAEGTGVLVIVTLYGGNDGINTVVPYADNAYHDARPELAYAPEEVLHLDDQLGLNPALKGLAQLWTRRQLAIVRGVSYPHPDHSHFRSMDIWQTASPAEPVSTGWIGRWLDTTGDDPLRAVNIGTVLPPLAIGEKCTAAALSPAGRTHSEAGFAATMDALGADDPDDTPAMSAVCAAYRAARTTDTAFAALETPRQDHNPLSRQLAMVAEAVRARVPTRVYLVQLSGFDTHADERATQQRLLQTFDDAVAGFLRNMATDPCGKNAVLLAYSEFGRRVAANASHGTDHGTAGPVFVAGAPVRGGFYGEEPSLTDLDHGDLKPTMDFRDIYYDLLTHTLGSDPTPSVGPGRRGVGFLG; encoded by the coding sequence ATGCCCGAGATCAACCGCCGACAGTTCTTGATCGCCAGTGCCGGTGTCGGCGCGCTCGGCCTGCTGTCCGGGGCCGCGGCAGTCACCTGGCCCGAGCTGATGCGTGCAGCGCAAGACCGCCCGCTCGCCGAGGGCACCGGCGTGCTGGTGATCGTCACGCTTTACGGCGGCAACGACGGCATCAACACCGTGGTTCCCTACGCCGACAACGCCTACCATGACGCCCGCCCCGAACTCGCTTACGCTCCGGAAGAAGTCTTGCACCTCGACGACCAGCTTGGGCTCAACCCAGCCTTGAAGGGGCTGGCTCAGCTGTGGACTCGGCGTCAGCTGGCCATCGTGCGTGGCGTCAGCTATCCCCACCCCGACCACAGCCACTTCCGGTCCATGGACATCTGGCAGACCGCGTCCCCGGCTGAGCCCGTCTCGACCGGCTGGATCGGCCGTTGGCTGGACACCACCGGCGACGACCCGCTGCGCGCGGTCAACATCGGCACTGTGCTCCCTCCGCTCGCGATCGGCGAAAAATGCACGGCGGCAGCGCTTTCCCCAGCTGGCAGGACGCACTCCGAGGCGGGGTTCGCCGCGACGATGGACGCACTGGGTGCCGACGACCCCGATGACACCCCGGCGATGTCGGCGGTGTGTGCGGCTTACCGTGCCGCACGCACCACCGACACCGCCTTCGCAGCCCTCGAAACGCCCCGACAGGACCACAACCCGCTCAGCCGCCAACTCGCTATGGTGGCCGAGGCGGTGCGTGCCCGGGTACCGACCCGCGTCTACCTGGTGCAACTAAGTGGCTTCGACACACACGCCGACGAACGCGCGACCCAGCAGCGGCTCCTGCAAACCTTCGACGACGCCGTAGCCGGGTTCCTGCGCAACATGGCCACCGATCCCTGTGGTAAAAATGCTGTGCTGCTGGCATATTCGGAGTTCGGGCGCCGGGTCGCAGCCAACGCGTCGCACGGCACCGACCACGGCACCGCCGGCCCGGTGTTCGTCGCCGGTGCGCCGGTGCGAGGCGGGTTCTACGGAGAGGAACCCAGCCTCACCGACCTTGACCATGGAGAT